Proteins from a single region of Desulfobacter postgatei 2ac9:
- the nifB gene encoding nitrogenase cofactor biosynthesis protein NifB produces the protein MNLDNHPCFNKKSCKDFGRVHLPVAPACNIQCNFCNRKFDCVNESRPGVTSSILSPDQAMAYLAEVVEAKPNTAVVGIAGPGDPFANGDKTIETLTRVRATYPEMLLCVATNGLNIHPYLDELKNINTTHVSITINAVDPEVGAKIYCWIRDGKHSVGPAQGAKLLLERQLAAVEGLKERNIMVKVNSILLPGINDEHMIAVAEKMGEMGVDIFNIMPYFPTKGSNFENMEEPGKDVVKELRKAAQVFVPQMTHCKRCRADAVGLLDDPLNQKLMDRLTYHATAPVPFPNAPKYCHETPGEQEDMYAFNDTGPRPYVALATREGALINQHLGEAEELHIYDLNQDTPTFVETRVLPKPGGGDARWQNLARTIKDCHTILVSGIGQTPKKVLGTMGFTIHEVNGMIDLVLMAIKKGDSLNHLIVRAQTACGECRGTGTGCM, from the coding sequence ATGAATTTAGATAACCATCCCTGTTTTAATAAAAAGTCCTGCAAGGATTTCGGTCGAGTTCACCTCCCGGTTGCACCGGCCTGTAACATCCAGTGCAATTTTTGCAACAGAAAGTTTGACTGTGTCAATGAAAGCCGCCCCGGGGTTACCTCCTCCATTCTGAGTCCGGACCAGGCCATGGCCTACCTGGCAGAGGTCGTTGAGGCCAAACCCAACACAGCCGTAGTGGGCATTGCAGGTCCTGGCGATCCCTTTGCCAACGGCGACAAAACCATCGAAACCCTGACCAGGGTGCGTGCAACTTATCCGGAAATGCTCTTGTGCGTGGCCACCAACGGCCTGAACATCCATCCCTACCTGGATGAACTGAAAAATATTAATACGACCCATGTGAGCATCACCATCAACGCCGTGGATCCTGAAGTCGGCGCCAAAATCTATTGCTGGATCAGGGACGGCAAACACTCCGTGGGCCCGGCCCAGGGCGCAAAACTGCTGTTGGAACGTCAGCTTGCCGCTGTTGAGGGACTTAAGGAACGCAATATTATGGTCAAGGTCAATTCTATTCTTTTGCCCGGCATCAATGATGAGCATATGATAGCGGTCGCCGAAAAAATGGGTGAAATGGGTGTGGATATTTTTAACATCATGCCCTACTTCCCCACCAAAGGCTCAAATTTTGAAAACATGGAAGAACCGGGCAAGGATGTGGTCAAGGAACTCAGAAAAGCGGCCCAGGTTTTTGTGCCCCAGATGACCCATTGCAAACGCTGCCGGGCCGATGCCGTGGGGCTGCTGGATGATCCCTTGAACCAGAAACTCATGGATCGGCTGACCTATCACGCCACCGCCCCGGTTCCCTTTCCCAATGCCCCGAAGTATTGCCATGAAACGCCCGGTGAACAGGAAGATATGTATGCGTTTAATGACACCGGGCCAAGACCCTATGTGGCCCTGGCCACCCGGGAAGGCGCGTTGATCAATCAGCACCTGGGAGAAGCCGAGGAGCTGCACATCTATGATTTAAATCAGGACACACCGACATTTGTGGAAACAAGGGTGCTGCCGAAACCCGGCGGCGGGGATGCCAGATGGCAAAACCTTGCTCGGACCATTAAGGATTGCCACACCATTCTTGTGTCCGGTATCGGGCAGACCCCTAAAAAAGTTCTGGGTACCATGGGATTTACCATCCATGAGGTCAACGGCATGATTGATCTTGTGCTGATGGCGATTAAGAAAGGGGATTCGTTAAACCATCTGATTGTCCGGGCACAGACCGCTTGTGGGGAGTGCAGGGGAACCGGAACAGGCTGCATGTAA
- a CDS encoding (2Fe-2S) ferredoxin domain-containing protein has product MNKPEKHILVCASFRPSGEPKGKCHRKGSGDFLAYIENEVIDRGLEEVLVTSTCCLKQCDDGPIMVIYPDNIWYGHVENEEAIDAILDAMEDGEIAEDYVLE; this is encoded by the coding sequence ATGAACAAGCCTGAAAAACACATCCTTGTATGCGCAAGTTTTCGTCCCAGTGGAGAACCCAAAGGCAAGTGCCACAGAAAAGGGTCGGGTGATTTTTTGGCCTACATTGAAAATGAAGTGATTGACAGAGGCCTTGAAGAGGTGCTGGTCACCTCCACCTGCTGCCTGAAACAGTGTGATGACGGTCCGATCATGGTGATTTATCCGGATAATATCTGGTATGGGCACGTCGAAAACGAAGAGGCCATTGACGCTATTTTGGATGCCATGGAAGATGGCGAGATTGCAGAGGACTATGTACTGGAATGA
- a CDS encoding homocitrate synthase/isopropylmalate synthase family protein — MKTFDRRVWMVDTTLRDGEQAPGLFFRPLEKLTIASQLAECGVDEIEVGIPAMGEFACREIEAIAQLNLPSMLTCWCRAVKKDIELAIGCNTPGVHISFPTSSILLKTFEKDENWVLETLDDIVRFAGRYFDQVSVGAQDATRTDMNFLVRFCQASIELGVHRVRLADTVGMITPSALMDMIETLLIRLPGLALEFHGHNDLGMATANAVSAVDAGAKAISVTVNGLGERAGNAPLEETAMALFGIGAKKSNMRLSELTRLCNTVARFSGQQIHPAKPIVGSRIFSHESGIHCAGLLKNTNSYELYNPEQVGRHNSRQMVLGVHSGSAAIKHTLAHRNINIDADAAQRLLPQVRAAAASLNKPVSPELLESIYRRTAMG; from the coding sequence ATGAAAACGTTTGATCGACGGGTCTGGATGGTGGACACCACCCTTCGGGACGGGGAACAGGCCCCGGGTCTCTTTTTCAGGCCTTTGGAAAAACTGACCATCGCAAGTCAGCTTGCCGAATGCGGCGTTGACGAGATCGAAGTGGGCATCCCTGCCATGGGTGAGTTTGCATGCCGGGAAATAGAGGCCATTGCCCAGCTGAACCTGCCCAGCATGCTCACCTGCTGGTGCAGGGCGGTCAAAAAAGATATTGAACTGGCCATTGGTTGCAATACCCCAGGCGTCCACATCAGTTTTCCGACATCGTCTATCCTGCTCAAGACCTTTGAAAAAGATGAGAATTGGGTGCTTGAGACCCTGGATGACATCGTACGGTTCGCCGGACGCTATTTTGACCAGGTATCCGTGGGCGCCCAGGATGCCACCCGTACGGACATGAATTTTCTTGTACGGTTCTGCCAGGCATCCATCGAACTCGGCGTCCACCGGGTCCGGCTCGCCGATACCGTGGGCATGATCACCCCGTCCGCACTCATGGATATGATTGAGACCCTGTTGATCCGTCTGCCCGGCCTGGCCCTGGAATTTCACGGGCACAACGACCTTGGCATGGCCACGGCCAATGCCGTGTCTGCGGTGGATGCAGGGGCCAAGGCCATCAGTGTGACGGTGAACGGACTCGGGGAGCGGGCAGGCAATGCCCCCCTTGAAGAGACGGCCATGGCCCTGTTCGGCATCGGGGCGAAAAAGAGCAACATGCGCCTGTCGGAACTTACCCGGCTATGCAATACCGTGGCAAGATTCTCCGGACAGCAGATTCATCCGGCCAAACCCATTGTGGGATCACGGATATTCTCCCATGAATCGGGCATTCACTGTGCAGGCCTGCTAAAAAATACAAACTCCTATGAATTATATAATCCCGAGCAGGTGGGCCGGCACAACTCAAGGCAGATGGTATTAGGGGTGCATTCCGGCTCGGCCGCCATAAAACATACCCTGGCCCACCGGAACATAAATATTGATGCAGATGCCGCCCAAAGACTGCTGCCCCAGGTCCGGGCTGCGGCCGCCTCACTAAACAAGCCCGTATCCCCGGAACTGCTTGAGTCCATCTACCGTAGAACAGCCATGGGCTGA
- a CDS encoding PEP-CTERM sorting domain-containing protein, with amino-acid sequence MKKLILFLCVCFFVVGVTPAFTMTINVWEVTNKNISTINSWMNAQYGSVHVLEDFEDIHAGWYTQKETGVGIFTAEGNIGTGATSYNKNHKKSSIAPYFSIQNRNATWYGRSNTKTGDNEVLSTLSWSTTSQSDGFGLDDFSTIHNPEPSTMLLFGFGLIGIASITRRWAMSGS; translated from the coding sequence ATGAAGAAATTAATACTGTTTTTATGTGTTTGTTTTTTTGTTGTGGGTGTAACGCCTGCATTTACAATGACCATTAATGTTTGGGAAGTTACGAATAAAAACATCTCGACGATCAATAGTTGGATGAATGCTCAATACGGCTCTGTTCATGTTTTAGAAGATTTTGAAGATATTCATGCGGGATGGTATACCCAAAAAGAGACGGGCGTGGGGATATTTACGGCTGAAGGCAATATCGGCACAGGGGCCACTTCATATAATAAGAATCATAAGAAGTCGTCTATCGCCCCTTATTTTTCCATTCAGAACCGCAACGCAACCTGGTACGGCCGCAGCAATACAAAAACAGGTGACAATGAGGTCCTTTCCACGCTTTCCTGGTCAACGACGTCACAGAGCGACGGCTTTGGTTTGGATGATTTTTCAACTATCCATAACCCGGAACCCTCAACAATGCTTCTCTTTGGATTTGGCCTTATCGGAATTGCAAGTATTACCAGGAGGTGGGCTATGTCTGGCAGTTGA